In one Salvelinus sp. IW2-2015 linkage group LG26, ASM291031v2, whole genome shotgun sequence genomic region, the following are encoded:
- the LOC111953029 gene encoding midkine-A: MKMQGVFSVTLVLLVALMVTAEAAHKHGDKKGQKAKEGGKAECAEKRFGKCVPNAGDCGDGFREATCSEHTTKHKCNIPCNWKKAFGADCKYRFTNWGECDTTTGTKSRSGTLKKDLFKLDCEATITVTKPCSSKPKGKGGKGKRTE, translated from the exons AATGCAAGGTGTGTTCTCAGTGACACTTGTGCTGCTTGTGGCCTTGATGGTCACAGCAGAAGCAGCACACAAACATGGTGACAAAAAAG GTCAGAAAGCCAAAGAGGGGGGCAAAGCAGAGTGTGCTGAGAAGCGCTTTGGGAAATGTGTGCCCAATGCTGGTGACTGTGGAGATGGGTTCCGTGAGGCCACCTGCAGTGAGCACACCACCAAACACAAGTGCAATATCCCCTGCAACTGGAAGAAGGCCTTTGGTG CTGACTGCAAGTACAGGTTCACCAATTGGGGCGAGTGTGACACGACCACCGGCACCAAGAGCCGGTCAGGAACCCTGAAGAAAGACCTGTTCAAGTTAGACTGCGAGGCCACCATCACGGTGACCAAGCCGTGCTCCTCCAAACCCAAGGGGAAGGGAGGAAAAG ggaagaggacagagtga